The Lujinxingia vulgaris genome includes a region encoding these proteins:
- a CDS encoding PTS sugar transporter subunit IIA gives MEDRLMTARQLASYLNVSERTVLNLVQDGELPGVKVGNQWRFRKAMIDTWLDDQMLGLTPRVVDPTPHPAPRQMLSLQSCFEPSHVCPQLHATTKTGVISELAAFAASRGLVRDDTWFVGALIKRENVMPSAVGQGLAFPHTLRRHPEQIARPFMILGRSPTGVDFDALDGQPTYLFFVLGLRYEELHLPWLARLVQMLASPALVKTLREAPDANAIYDALILAQPPLQTGPQP, from the coding sequence ATGGAAGACCGCCTCATGACCGCCCGCCAGCTCGCCAGCTACCTCAACGTCAGCGAACGCACAGTGCTCAACCTCGTCCAGGATGGCGAGCTGCCCGGCGTCAAAGTTGGCAACCAGTGGCGTTTTCGAAAGGCCATGATCGACACCTGGCTCGACGACCAGATGCTCGGCCTGACCCCGCGCGTGGTCGACCCCACTCCCCACCCCGCGCCGCGTCAGATGCTCTCGCTGCAGAGCTGCTTTGAGCCCTCACACGTCTGCCCGCAGCTCCACGCCACCACCAAGACCGGGGTCATCAGCGAGCTTGCCGCCTTCGCCGCCTCGCGTGGCCTTGTGCGAGACGACACCTGGTTTGTCGGTGCGCTGATCAAACGCGAAAACGTCATGCCCAGCGCCGTCGGCCAGGGCCTGGCCTTCCCGCACACTCTGCGCCGCCATCCCGAGCAGATCGCCCGCCCCTTTATGATCCTGGGCCGCTCCCCGACCGGGGTGGACTTCGACGCCCTCGACGGCCAGCCCACCTACCTCTTCTTTGTGCTGGGACTTCGCTACGAGGAGTTGCACCTGCCCTGGCTTGCGCGCCTGGTGCAGATGTTGGCCAGCCCTGCGCTTGTCAAAACCCTGCGCGAAGCCCCCGACGCCAACGCCATCTACGACGCCCTGATCCTCGCCCAGCCCCCCCTTCAGACTGGCCCTCAGCCCTGA
- a CDS encoding carbonic anhydrase family protein, whose product MKTLKVLTWVVLMGMAVACSASQTPDEMATSGEGTATATEAGASEDTELNVVRSVMTAARQTAMSPDEALQKLKDGNARFVRGEELNRDYSAQVEATAEGQYPFAMVLGCVDSRAPAELLFDVGFGDIFKARVAGNFVNDDVPGSIEFATRVAGAPLILVMGHTSCGAVKGACENVQLGHVSSLVNEIRPSVEAVTPEGETCSASNAELVDKVAAHNVDRTIAEIRNESAIIAELEAAGEVKIVGAMYDISTGVVQFYE is encoded by the coding sequence ATGAAGACGTTGAAGGTACTGACGTGGGTTGTGCTGATGGGAATGGCGGTAGCGTGTAGCGCGTCGCAGACGCCGGATGAGATGGCGACCTCTGGCGAGGGCACGGCGACGGCGACCGAGGCCGGGGCCAGCGAGGACACCGAGTTGAATGTGGTACGCAGTGTGATGACGGCGGCACGGCAGACGGCGATGAGCCCGGATGAGGCGTTACAAAAGCTCAAAGATGGCAACGCGCGTTTTGTGCGTGGTGAGGAGCTTAACCGCGACTACAGCGCCCAGGTGGAGGCCACGGCCGAGGGGCAGTACCCCTTCGCGATGGTGTTGGGCTGCGTGGACTCGCGCGCTCCGGCGGAGCTGCTCTTCGATGTCGGGTTTGGCGACATCTTCAAGGCCCGGGTCGCGGGCAACTTCGTCAATGACGATGTCCCTGGCAGCATCGAGTTCGCGACCAGGGTCGCCGGCGCACCGTTGATTCTGGTGATGGGGCATACCTCGTGTGGCGCAGTCAAAGGCGCCTGCGAGAACGTGCAGCTCGGACACGTCAGCTCGTTGGTGAATGAGATTCGCCCCTCGGTGGAGGCCGTCACGCCCGAGGGTGAGACCTGCTCAGCGAGTAATGCGGAGCTGGTGGATAAGGTCGCAGCGCATAACGTCGATCGCACCATCGCAGAGATTCGCAACGAGAGCGCGATCATCGCTGAGTTGGAGGCGGCTGGAGAGGTGAAGATCGTGGGCGCGATGTACGACATCTCCACCGGCGTGGTGCAGTTCTACGAGTGA
- a CDS encoding lactate racemase domain-containing protein — MSDSSKPYNPVRYLTEDSRPLYLHYGEDFLTHKFPAGTRVVYANKPMKPIDNQGAAIRYALNHPEGDVKPLYAQLKPGMKVTIAIDDISVPLPPMKTPDIRQKVLEIVLQMLADHGVEDVEMVVALALHRRMTGPEIKRMVGPEIFNEYYPERLYNMDAEDEDNMVFLGETDHGEKVQIVRRAAESDLLIYVNVNYVPMNGGFKSIGTGLSGYQSIQYHHNPQTILKSDSYMDPKNSALYSSNERMGRMINEKLNVFHIETALNNKMYDDQLQFLADPEDDWSTADELKFKSMQWTLKQLPRAAKRNFFHKVPADYGLVGVFAGATEAVHEKTLEKCWQQHAVPVEGQSDVVVWGIPFESPYNVNSIMNPLLVRVMALGYFFNMYRGKPIVKKGGTLIITHPCYDQFDPDHHPSYIEFFNRCLPETRCSKTLGKRWEKEFAENPNYIEMFRRGNAYHGVHPFYMWYWAENGQHHVGRVIVVGAENDHVPARMGWLSAKTMDEALEMAAEHHGSDHDLTVMHHPPFVIADVR, encoded by the coding sequence ATGTCCGACAGCTCGAAGCCTTACAACCCGGTTCGCTACCTCACCGAAGACTCGCGCCCCCTCTATCTGCATTATGGCGAGGACTTCCTGACGCATAAGTTCCCCGCCGGCACCCGCGTGGTCTACGCGAACAAGCCGATGAAGCCCATCGACAACCAGGGCGCGGCCATCCGCTACGCGCTCAACCACCCCGAGGGCGACGTCAAGCCGCTCTACGCGCAGCTCAAGCCGGGCATGAAGGTCACCATCGCCATCGACGACATCTCGGTGCCCCTTCCCCCGATGAAGACCCCCGACATCCGCCAGAAGGTGCTCGAGATCGTCCTCCAGATGCTCGCCGACCACGGTGTCGAAGACGTCGAGATGGTCGTCGCGCTTGCGCTTCACCGCCGCATGACCGGCCCGGAAATCAAGCGCATGGTCGGCCCCGAGATCTTTAACGAGTACTACCCCGAGCGCCTCTACAACATGGACGCCGAAGACGAAGACAACATGGTCTTCCTTGGCGAGACCGACCATGGCGAGAAGGTCCAGATCGTGCGCCGCGCCGCCGAAAGCGACCTGCTGATTTACGTCAACGTCAACTACGTGCCCATGAACGGCGGGTTCAAATCCATCGGCACCGGCCTCTCCGGCTACCAGTCGATTCAGTACCACCACAACCCGCAGACCATCCTCAAATCCGACTCCTACATGGATCCCAAGAACAGCGCGCTCTACAGCAGCAACGAGCGCATGGGTCGGATGATCAACGAAAAGCTCAACGTCTTCCACATCGAGACGGCCCTCAACAACAAGATGTACGACGACCAGCTGCAGTTTCTGGCCGACCCGGAAGACGACTGGTCGACGGCCGACGAGCTCAAGTTCAAGTCGATGCAGTGGACGCTCAAGCAGCTGCCGCGCGCGGCCAAGCGCAACTTCTTCCACAAGGTGCCCGCCGACTACGGGCTTGTGGGCGTGTTTGCCGGCGCCACCGAAGCCGTGCACGAGAAGACGCTCGAAAAATGCTGGCAGCAGCACGCCGTGCCCGTCGAAGGCCAGTCCGACGTCGTGGTCTGGGGCATCCCCTTTGAGAGCCCCTACAACGTCAACTCCATCATGAACCCCCTTCTGGTTCGCGTGATGGCGCTGGGCTACTTCTTCAACATGTACCGGGGCAAACCCATCGTGAAGAAGGGCGGCACGCTCATCATCACCCACCCCTGCTACGACCAGTTCGACCCGGACCACCACCCCAGCTACATCGAGTTCTTCAACCGCTGCCTGCCCGAGACCCGCTGCTCCAAGACGCTGGGCAAGCGCTGGGAAAAAGAGTTCGCCGAAAACCCCAACTATATCGAGATGTTCCGGCGCGGGAACGCCTACCACGGCGTGCACCCCTTCTACATGTGGTACTGGGCCGAGAACGGCCAGCATCACGTCGGCCGCGTCATTGTGGTCGGCGCTGAGAACGACCACGTGCCCGCGCGTATGGGCTGGCTCAGCGCCAAAACCATGGACGAGGCCCTGGAAATGGCCGCCGAGCACCACGGCTCCGACCACGACCTGACCGTGATGCACCACCCGCCCTTTGTGATCGCTGACGTCCGCTAA
- a CDS encoding nitrilase-related carbon-nitrogen hydrolase — protein sequence MSTPNEIESLERLLKKLPEEDQAEAFRILYGNLPEPIPLTEAAASLADEFDFDVAAYRFHAKAEQRREPRVVRVGVIQTQIVEPTDAPVETQYEALRARTEQLIHAAGAMGTNVLGLQEAWTMPFAFCTREKEPWLEFAEPVDGPSTRFLATLARRYNMVIVSPILERDERHGGTIHNTAVVIGNRGNIIGIHRKNHIPRVGDFNESTYYMEGNTGHPVFATEFGKVGVNICYGRHHPLNWLMFGLNGAEIVFNPSATVGALSEPLWGIEARCAAIANNYFTAAINRIGTESFPNEFTSGDGKAAHHDFGHFYGSSYVTAPDGSRTPGLSRTRDGLLVSEIDLNHCRQVRDVWGFQMTQRLEEYGELISKAAAPDFEPQVIVDPGVDISTGRGATPPSSGRALHHASPRALGSAPAQQITYVGEEEGSRKE from the coding sequence ATGAGCACTCCCAATGAGATCGAGAGCCTGGAGCGTCTTCTCAAAAAACTCCCCGAGGAAGATCAGGCCGAGGCCTTCCGCATCCTTTACGGAAACCTCCCCGAGCCCATCCCCCTCACCGAGGCGGCCGCCTCGCTGGCCGACGAGTTTGACTTTGACGTGGCCGCCTACCGCTTCCACGCAAAGGCTGAGCAGCGCCGCGAGCCCCGCGTGGTGCGCGTGGGCGTGATTCAGACGCAGATCGTCGAGCCCACCGACGCCCCGGTCGAGACTCAGTACGAGGCGCTGCGCGCGCGCACCGAGCAGCTGATTCACGCCGCCGGCGCCATGGGCACCAATGTACTTGGCCTGCAGGAAGCCTGGACGATGCCCTTCGCCTTCTGCACCCGCGAGAAGGAGCCCTGGTTGGAGTTTGCCGAGCCCGTCGACGGTCCCTCCACCCGCTTTCTGGCCACACTCGCCAGGCGCTACAACATGGTCATCGTTTCGCCAATCCTGGAGCGCGACGAGCGCCACGGCGGAACCATCCACAACACAGCGGTGGTGATCGGCAACCGCGGCAACATCATCGGCATCCACCGCAAGAACCACATCCCGCGCGTGGGCGACTTTAATGAGTCGACCTACTACATGGAGGGCAACACCGGGCACCCGGTCTTCGCCACCGAGTTTGGCAAGGTCGGCGTCAACATCTGCTACGGTCGTCACCATCCGCTCAACTGGCTGATGTTCGGGCTCAACGGTGCCGAGATCGTGTTCAACCCCTCGGCCACCGTCGGCGCCCTCTCCGAGCCTCTCTGGGGCATTGAGGCGCGCTGTGCGGCGATCGCCAACAACTACTTCACCGCCGCCATCAACCGCATCGGCACCGAGAGCTTCCCCAACGAATTCACCTCCGGCGACGGCAAAGCGGCCCACCACGACTTTGGCCACTTCTACGGCTCAAGCTACGTGACCGCCCCTGACGGCAGCCGCACCCCGGGCCTCTCCCGTACCCGTGACGGGCTTCTGGTCAGCGAGATCGACCTGAACCACTGCCGCCAGGTCCGCGACGTCTGGGGTTTTCAAATGACCCAGCGTCTCGAGGAGTATGGCGAGCTCATCAGCAAAGCCGCCGCCCCGGATTTTGAGCCCCAGGTCATCGTCGATCCCGGCGTCGACATCTCGACCGGCCGCGGCGCCACCCCGCCCTCCTCCGGCCGCGCCCTGCACCACGCTTCCCCGCGCGCGCTGGGCTCGGCGCCGGCGCAGCAAATCACGTACGTGGGCGAAGAAGAGGGCTCCCGTAAGGAGTGA
- the dauA gene encoding C4-dicarboxylic acid transporter DauA, which yields MGRTRYQAGQGARRLAELPGAALRAVWREGYDGEDFRADVMAGLVVGVVALPLAMALAIGVGVPPQYGLYTSIVAGFVIALLGGSRTQVSGPTAAFIVILAPIYASYGLGGLLVSGLMGGAILIAMGFLRLGGLTRFIPHPVTTGFTAGIATVIAAMQIKDLLGLELEGAPAHFFERLVAMWEARATASLEELGIGALTLGMLVVMPRFTRRFPAPLVALPAAAFVALGAGLVWEGFEVATIASSFETRVGQALYAGIPPLPPLPMWPWEAGGPAGGSFELSFGMVRALLGGALAIAMLGAIESLLSAVVADGMSRTRHDPDSELIAQGVGNVVAPFFGGIPATGAIARTATNIRSGARSPVAAMVHALTILGAVVAAAPLLGYLPMASLAALLVLVAWNMSEARHFAHILRVAPRSDVAVLLTCFGLTVAVDMVVGVGVGVVLAAFIFMRRMSEVTQGRLSEEEPAAGQPALPSDVMLYAISGPLFFGAAQKAMAALEIVSRETRAVIMELEQVPAMDATGLVALESAVETLREHGCLVALVGCRGQARELLERAAIAERDGVVIADDIAQALTFFNSSGTELAD from the coding sequence ATGGGACGCACGCGATATCAGGCAGGGCAGGGGGCGCGCAGGCTGGCGGAGCTTCCCGGAGCGGCGCTGCGGGCGGTCTGGCGAGAGGGGTACGATGGGGAGGATTTTCGTGCCGATGTGATGGCCGGGCTCGTGGTCGGGGTGGTGGCGCTGCCCCTGGCGATGGCGCTGGCGATCGGTGTGGGCGTGCCTCCGCAGTACGGGCTTTATACCTCGATCGTGGCGGGGTTTGTGATCGCGCTGCTGGGGGGATCGCGCACGCAGGTGAGCGGTCCGACGGCGGCGTTTATCGTGATCCTGGCTCCCATTTATGCCTCCTACGGGCTGGGCGGGTTGCTGGTCTCGGGGCTTATGGGCGGGGCAATCCTCATCGCGATGGGGTTCTTGAGGCTGGGGGGGCTGACGCGTTTTATCCCTCATCCGGTCACGACAGGGTTTACCGCGGGGATCGCCACGGTGATCGCGGCGATGCAGATCAAAGACTTGCTGGGGCTTGAGCTGGAGGGGGCGCCGGCGCATTTCTTTGAGCGTCTGGTTGCGATGTGGGAGGCGCGGGCGACGGCCTCGCTCGAAGAGCTCGGGATCGGGGCGCTGACCCTGGGCATGCTTGTGGTGATGCCGCGCTTTACGCGTCGTTTTCCGGCGCCGCTGGTCGCGCTCCCCGCTGCGGCGTTTGTGGCGCTGGGGGCCGGTCTGGTGTGGGAGGGCTTTGAGGTGGCCACGATCGCCAGCAGCTTTGAGACGCGGGTTGGCCAGGCGCTCTACGCGGGGATTCCACCTCTGCCTCCTCTGCCGATGTGGCCCTGGGAGGCGGGTGGGCCGGCGGGAGGGAGCTTTGAGCTGAGTTTTGGCATGGTGCGCGCGCTTTTGGGCGGGGCGCTGGCCATTGCGATGCTCGGTGCGATTGAGTCTCTGCTCTCGGCGGTGGTGGCAGACGGGATGTCGCGCACCCGTCATGATCCGGACTCCGAGTTGATTGCCCAGGGGGTGGGCAATGTGGTGGCGCCGTTTTTCGGCGGGATTCCTGCCACCGGAGCTATTGCGCGCACGGCGACCAACATCAGGTCCGGTGCGCGCTCGCCAGTGGCGGCGATGGTGCACGCCCTGACGATACTGGGGGCGGTGGTCGCGGCCGCGCCGCTTCTGGGGTATCTGCCGATGGCATCGCTTGCGGCGCTGCTGGTGCTGGTGGCCTGGAATATGTCGGAGGCCAGGCATTTTGCCCACATTCTGCGCGTGGCGCCGCGCAGTGATGTGGCGGTGCTGCTGACCTGCTTCGGGCTGACGGTGGCCGTCGATATGGTGGTGGGAGTGGGGGTGGGGGTGGTGCTGGCGGCGTTCATTTTTATGCGGCGAATGTCGGAGGTGACCCAGGGGCGGCTCAGTGAGGAGGAGCCTGCGGCCGGCCAGCCGGCGCTTCCTTCCGATGTGATGCTCTACGCCATCAGCGGGCCGCTCTTTTTCGGGGCAGCGCAGAAGGCGATGGCCGCGCTGGAGATCGTCAGCCGCGAGACGCGGGCGGTGATTATGGAGCTTGAGCAGGTCCCGGCGATGGATGCCACCGGGCTTGTGGCGCTGGAGAGCGCGGTGGAGACGCTGCGCGAGCACGGGTGCCTGGTGGCGCTGGTAGGGTGCCGGGGGCAGGCCCGTGAGCTGCTCGAGCGCGCGGCCATCGCCGAGCGTGATGGTGTAGTCATCGCCGACGACATCGCTCAGGCCCTGACCTTCTTCAACTCGTCGGGCACTGAGCTCGCCGACTGA
- a CDS encoding Fic family protein: MNFSDLTQRCGELALPENASPAGYVALIHGLGLSVPPPRRLFATDERYSVREEGRWTLMTPRHVPATTLEGHLTFALRYEGVDLGLLKAVFKAVGPEAIAAIVRGTPTGIYARRLWFLYEWLTQEPLDLPNAERGNYVDAIDPAMQLTIASTNSRRHRVRNNLPGTPGFCPLVYRSEKVASFLGSDLKTRAWEAVARVPADVLLRAAAFLLLKDSRASYAIEGEHPPADRVQRWGRAIGEAGENPLSVAELLRLQRVVIGDARFVRLGLRDEHGFVGEHARGSGEPIPDHISARPDDLPELMEALIAFANGPAEELDPIVAAALLAFGFVYIHPFADGNGRIHRYLIHHVLSRRGFHPPGVVFPISTAILDRITDYRGVLESYSTRLLPHIDWTAAPDNNVEVHNRTADFYRYFDATPHVEFLFECVQKTIEVDLPAESTYLQRYDAFCRGVQAMVDMPSATLDLLFRFLEQNGGALSKRAREGEFEALSAAEVAEIEAIYRDVFRESR, translated from the coding sequence GTGAATTTTTCCGATCTCACCCAGAGATGTGGGGAGCTTGCGCTGCCCGAGAATGCTTCGCCAGCGGGTTACGTCGCGCTCATTCACGGGCTGGGACTCTCGGTTCCGCCCCCGCGAAGACTTTTTGCGACGGATGAGCGCTACAGCGTGCGTGAGGAGGGGCGATGGACCTTGATGACACCACGTCACGTGCCTGCCACCACCTTAGAGGGGCACCTGACCTTTGCGCTGCGCTATGAAGGCGTCGACCTGGGCCTATTAAAGGCGGTCTTTAAGGCCGTGGGGCCCGAAGCCATCGCCGCCATCGTGCGCGGCACCCCAACCGGGATCTACGCTCGGCGGCTGTGGTTTTTGTACGAGTGGTTGACGCAAGAGCCTCTCGACCTGCCGAACGCGGAGCGGGGAAACTACGTCGACGCCATCGATCCGGCGATGCAGCTGACCATCGCGAGCACCAACTCGCGGCGACACCGGGTGCGGAACAACCTGCCGGGCACGCCTGGCTTCTGCCCCCTGGTGTATCGGAGTGAGAAGGTGGCGTCCTTTCTGGGCAGCGACCTCAAGACGCGCGCCTGGGAGGCGGTGGCCCGCGTGCCGGCCGATGTGCTTTTGCGTGCCGCGGCATTTCTGCTGCTCAAGGACTCCAGAGCGAGCTACGCGATTGAAGGGGAGCACCCGCCGGCGGACCGCGTGCAGCGCTGGGGACGAGCGATCGGGGAGGCCGGGGAGAACCCGCTCTCGGTGGCGGAGCTCTTGCGTTTGCAGCGGGTGGTGATTGGCGATGCGCGTTTTGTGCGTCTTGGGCTGCGCGATGAGCACGGCTTTGTCGGGGAACATGCCCGCGGATCTGGCGAGCCCATTCCCGATCATATCAGCGCCCGGCCTGACGACCTGCCCGAGCTGATGGAGGCGTTGATCGCATTTGCCAATGGGCCGGCCGAAGAGCTCGACCCGATCGTCGCGGCGGCTCTGCTGGCGTTCGGGTTTGTGTACATTCACCCCTTTGCCGACGGAAACGGTCGCATTCACCGCTATTTAATCCACCACGTGCTCTCGCGTCGCGGGTTTCATCCGCCCGGCGTGGTGTTCCCGATCTCCACTGCCATTCTCGACCGCATCACCGATTACCGAGGCGTGCTGGAGAGCTACTCGACGCGGCTTTTACCCCATATCGACTGGACCGCCGCGCCCGACAACAACGTCGAGGTGCATAACAGGACTGCGGATTTTTACCGCTACTTCGATGCCACGCCTCACGTGGAGTTTCTCTTCGAGTGCGTGCAGAAGACCATCGAGGTGGATCTGCCCGCGGAGTCCACCTACCTGCAGCGCTACGACGCATTTTGTCGCGGGGTTCAGGCGATGGTGGATATGCCTTCGGCGACCCTCGATCTGCTTTTTCGTTTCCTGGAGCAGAACGGCGGTGCGCTCTCCAAACGCGCTCGCGAGGGTGAGTTTGAGGCGTTGAGCGCCGCGGAGGTGGCGGAGATTGAAGCGATTTACCGGGATGTGTTTCGTGAGTCGCGCTGA
- a CDS encoding HAD family hydrolase has translation MEPHSDTRRTAAFYDVDGTLIRTNVVHAYAYYAINSPAMGDKIGKTAGLLASLPLYWIADKFDRRVFNEAFYKNYAGFSEDRLVLIGEEIFEKVIKPNIFKGAHSLVERSKRQGHDQILVTGALDVITKPLADFLGCKDFVANRLEIKDGKATGRLLKPMIAGANKALWVRRYAEEHGYDLDRSFAYADSGSDIPLLSVVGNPCAINPDFKMRTTARAYDWPVLNLD, from the coding sequence ATGGAACCCCATAGCGACACTCGCCGCACCGCCGCGTTCTACGATGTCGACGGCACGCTCATCCGCACCAACGTGGTGCACGCCTACGCCTACTACGCGATCAACAGCCCGGCGATGGGCGATAAAATCGGCAAGACCGCCGGCCTTCTCGCGAGCCTTCCGCTCTACTGGATCGCCGACAAATTCGACCGGCGCGTCTTCAATGAGGCCTTCTACAAAAACTACGCCGGCTTCTCCGAAGACCGCCTGGTCCTCATCGGCGAAGAGATCTTTGAGAAGGTCATCAAACCCAACATCTTCAAAGGGGCGCATAGCCTGGTGGAGCGCAGCAAACGCCAGGGCCACGACCAGATTCTTGTGACCGGCGCGCTCGACGTCATCACCAAACCTCTGGCGGATTTTCTGGGCTGCAAAGATTTTGTGGCCAACCGCCTGGAGATCAAAGACGGCAAGGCCACCGGCCGGCTGCTCAAGCCCATGATCGCCGGCGCCAACAAGGCCCTCTGGGTGCGCCGCTACGCCGAGGAGCACGGCTACGACCTGGACCGCTCCTTTGCCTACGCCGACAGCGGCTCCGACATCCCGCTGCTCTCGGTGGTGGGCAACCCCTGCGCCATCAACCCCGACTTCAAGATGCGCACCACCGCCCGCGCCTACGACTGGCCGGTGCTCAACCTCGACTGA
- a CDS encoding winged helix-turn-helix domain-containing protein, whose protein sequence is MSSELRHLAISQQGLNPSLRPGDGLAGTQRAIEHLGYVQIDTLSVVERAHHHVLWSRVPGYAQSHLNALVSAQKIFEYWFHAASYLPMRDYRFALRRMSAIRQGENRCYKTLDSPLMREILARVRAEGPLKARDFERRAASTEKTWGSRPVRQALDTLFMMGKLMICRREGMEKVYDLAERVLPEGLDLRLPSLNEYAAYLFTTTRRAHGVFTWKQLLHLQTGKAMRDAMRAILDAHMSSGEVEEVVLASGLRAYVDVEALDKAPALEPSVKILSPFDNIVIHRERLSGLFGFDYRLESYVAASKRQYGYFCLPILQDDTFVARIDCKAHRAQGRFEVLSLHLEDVAFERERFFAGLGEELRSFASFNGCSEVDDRVVDEVRHRDTGRIG, encoded by the coding sequence ATGTCCTCTGAGCTGCGACACCTCGCCATATCCCAACAAGGTTTGAATCCGTCACTGCGGCCGGGCGACGGTCTGGCCGGGACGCAACGCGCCATCGAGCATCTGGGTTATGTGCAGATCGATACGCTCTCGGTTGTGGAGCGCGCCCACCATCATGTGCTCTGGAGTCGGGTGCCGGGCTATGCGCAGTCCCACCTCAACGCCCTGGTGAGCGCGCAGAAGATCTTTGAGTACTGGTTTCATGCGGCCTCCTACCTGCCGATGCGCGATTATCGCTTTGCGCTTCGGCGCATGAGCGCGATCCGTCAGGGGGAGAATCGTTGTTATAAAACGCTCGACTCCCCGCTGATGCGGGAGATTCTGGCGCGCGTGCGTGCGGAGGGGCCGCTAAAGGCAAGGGATTTTGAGCGGCGGGCGGCGAGCACGGAGAAGACGTGGGGTTCGCGGCCGGTGCGCCAGGCGCTCGATACGCTCTTTATGATGGGGAAGCTGATGATCTGCCGCCGAGAGGGCATGGAGAAAGTCTATGACCTTGCCGAACGCGTGCTGCCCGAAGGGCTCGACCTGCGCCTGCCCTCCCTCAACGAGTATGCCGCCTACCTCTTCACTACCACTCGCCGCGCGCATGGCGTGTTTACCTGGAAGCAGCTCCTGCACCTGCAGACGGGGAAGGCGATGCGCGACGCCATGCGCGCCATTCTCGACGCGCATATGTCCAGCGGAGAGGTCGAGGAGGTGGTGCTCGCCAGCGGCCTGCGCGCCTATGTGGACGTCGAGGCGCTGGATAAGGCGCCGGCGCTCGAGCCGTCAGTGAAGATCCTCTCGCCCTTCGACAACATCGTGATTCATCGTGAGCGTCTGAGCGGGCTCTTCGGCTTTGACTACCGCCTTGAGAGCTACGTGGCCGCGTCCAAACGCCAGTATGGCTATTTCTGTTTGCCCATCCTCCAGGACGACACCTTCGTGGCGCGCATCGACTGCAAGGCGCACCGGGCTCAGGGGCGTTTTGAGGTGTTGAGTCTGCATCTCGAAGACGTCGCCTTTGAGCGGGAGCGATTCTTTGCCGGGTTGGGCGAGGAGTTGCGGAGCTTTGCGAGTTTCAACGGGTGTTCGGAAGTAGATGATCGGGTGGTGGACGAGGTACGCCATCGAGATACAGGGCGCATCGGCTAG